A genomic segment from Candidatus Brocadia sinica JPN1 encodes:
- a CDS encoding MFS transporter — protein MNSSVQTSSVQASQGNTRVLILATLAFAVCFAGWALFSPLAAYMKVEFKLSSTAVGLLLATPVLLGSIARVPIGVLTDKFGGRRVFSILLLFGFFPLFIAGFAKSYGFLLVCGFFFGIIGTSFAIGIPQVSQWYPKEKQGLALGIYGVGNIGSAFATFGAPFLAESIGWHKVFMIYSVPLLMMAFVYWYFSEDAPKPANWKPPTFSDKLKVYKSSNLIWVFCLFYFMTFGFFVTFSLWLPSYFRDFYKLTPVKAGSFTSIFVFATTFSRILGGYLGDRIPGRRILIILSVVILGILIFLNLNVSLMTSLTVFYLMGICLGIGNGVVFKLVAEYFSKDTGTVGGMVGAAGGLGGFFLPIILGTIRDYTNNYSLGFIFVSLICLICLSFMEEKTITKMHQKAVNVT, from the coding sequence ATGAATTCATCAGTACAAACATCCTCAGTACAAGCGTCCCAGGGAAACACCAGGGTGCTGATACTTGCAACCCTGGCGTTTGCCGTATGCTTTGCCGGTTGGGCACTCTTTTCACCTTTAGCGGCATACATGAAGGTCGAGTTTAAGCTATCTTCCACAGCCGTGGGATTGTTACTTGCAACGCCCGTACTGCTTGGATCGATAGCCAGGGTTCCCATCGGTGTCCTAACGGATAAATTTGGGGGCAGGCGAGTTTTTAGTATTCTGCTCCTATTTGGATTTTTTCCCCTGTTTATTGCAGGTTTTGCAAAAAGTTATGGATTTTTACTGGTATGTGGATTCTTTTTTGGTATCATAGGCACTTCTTTCGCCATCGGAATTCCACAAGTTTCACAATGGTATCCGAAGGAGAAGCAGGGTTTGGCATTGGGGATTTACGGTGTTGGAAACATAGGATCAGCCTTTGCCACGTTTGGAGCACCATTCCTTGCAGAGTCTATCGGCTGGCACAAGGTATTCATGATCTATTCAGTACCGCTGCTCATGATGGCCTTTGTTTACTGGTATTTCTCTGAAGATGCGCCGAAACCGGCCAATTGGAAACCCCCAACCTTCAGTGATAAGCTAAAGGTATATAAGTCTTCAAACTTAATCTGGGTCTTTTGTCTGTTTTACTTTATGACTTTTGGATTCTTTGTGACCTTCTCGTTATGGTTGCCATCGTACTTCCGGGACTTTTATAAATTAACACCGGTAAAGGCAGGCAGTTTTACGTCAATATTTGTATTCGCTACTACTTTTTCCCGTATTCTCGGTGGATATCTTGGTGACCGGATACCCGGAAGGCGCATTTTAATTATTCTTTCGGTGGTGATACTCGGCATATTGATATTCCTGAACCTGAATGTATCGTTAATGACTTCCCTCACGGTCTTTTATTTGATGGGTATTTGTCTGGGCATTGGTAATGGTGTTGTGTTTAAACTTGTCGCGGAGTATTTTTCAAAAGACACAGGCACCGTTGGCGGAATGGTGGGCGCTGCCGGTGGCCTTGGTGGTTTTTTCCTTCCCATTATATTAGGAACCATCAGGGATTATACGAACAATTATTCGCTAGGATTTATCTTTGTATCCCTTATTTGTCTGATATGCCTCTCATTTATGGAAGAAAAAACGATAACAAAGATGCACCAAAAAGCCGTCAATGTTACCTAG
- a CDS encoding PAS domain-containing protein: MNNTILSTQDESKLFLNIQDAKGWFEYEPSYDGVITHINTAGAKLFGFASSDDVIGKKINELYAHPFDHEKTLSMLFRDGQVNGFFTLMKTRNGRLFFIKQTSSLITEGLYKCPIKIKSEFEPIQSLLPS; this comes from the coding sequence ATGAACAATACCATTTTATCAACACAGGATGAGTCTAAGCTGTTTCTTAATATACAAGACGCAAAGGGCTGGTTTGAGTATGAGCCTTCCTACGACGGCGTCATTACACATATCAATACCGCCGGTGCAAAGCTTTTTGGTTTTGCGTCATCTGACGATGTAATTGGGAAAAAAATCAATGAACTGTATGCGCACCCTTTTGACCACGAAAAGACATTGTCTATGCTTTTTAGAGATGGACAAGTGAATGGCTTTTTTACCCTGATGAAAACGAGGAATGGCAGATTGTTTTTTATAAAGCAAACGAGTTCACTAATCACAGAGGGTCTCTACAAATGCCCTATCAAAATAAAGAGTGAATTTGAGCCTATTCAATCACTGCTTCCTTCATAA
- a CDS encoding response regulator, whose protein sequence is MITKRVLIVDDEEGYRKVLSNSLADLGYETKAVNNGFEALEEIKRRRYSIILLDVQMPGMDGIELLDQLQGIRFNSHIVIITAYTGEDVVHEAIRKGAKKVITKPFSIDDIEICLNEFSKFEEINLHNS, encoded by the coding sequence ATGATAACAAAAAGGGTACTGATTGTTGATGATGAGGAAGGATATCGAAAGGTATTGTCGAATTCCTTAGCCGACCTCGGGTATGAGACAAAGGCAGTGAACAATGGGTTCGAGGCCCTGGAAGAGATTAAAAGAAGAAGGTATTCGATTATCTTGCTGGATGTACAGATGCCGGGTATGGATGGTATCGAATTATTGGATCAATTGCAAGGAATACGATTCAATTCTCATATCGTAATTATCACTGCCTATACAGGTGAAGACGTTGTGCACGAGGCGATCAGGAAAGGCGCGAAAAAGGTAATTACAAAACCTTTTAGTATCGATGATATTGAAATATGTCTTAATGAATTTTCCAAATTTGAGGAAATCAATTTACATAACTCATGA
- a CDS encoding cache domain-containing protein has translation MGKMVRKIFKERIVIVIITFVLLALFPLVLFRLIAFPKASTELKQGVQRNLWGIVNKQKDLLTLLWEERKSHARAVSDTIQSELLIHGDEDFMSLVNGKNEHEYLRLKMQLECMKADYGYKGIVICDATGTIQVTTDTEKSMVGMNIMKEKPFRNVHETLYDGKTYTSDVIHYSLNDANDGGGDDSPSLFMSYPIKGENHDVIGAVLLWMDTSLLNKSMKNVLLGKTGEAYLVNKDGIMVTQSRFSDHIKNNGETCRTCHKVVDPDTNMLTKGVKRCITEKRSGYDLEGYMDYDGLKVVGAWSWLKDLNMGLIVEIDADEALGTVNNINSMVKSLMVVIIIPAFVMAVLMYRKLSTGYMLRELSLPKKALLGVTSIIVVGFVIAILDGYELRKERGYLREQKYKVHNPLDVFGSIVTQRDEDFIKSNISKFKEQFPILKSENTINKGGLDWEIVNSNRKQSPEKTVATWELKP, from the coding sequence ATGGGAAAGATGGTAAGAAAAATATTTAAGGAACGTATAGTAATTGTCATTATTACCTTTGTACTTTTGGCGTTGTTTCCCCTTGTTTTGTTTCGATTAATTGCCTTTCCGAAGGCAAGTACTGAGTTGAAACAAGGGGTGCAAAGGAACCTTTGGGGTATCGTAAACAAACAAAAAGATCTCCTTACACTATTGTGGGAGGAAAGGAAATCACACGCAAGGGCTGTTTCAGACACGATTCAAAGTGAGTTACTTATCCACGGTGATGAGGATTTTATGAGTCTGGTGAACGGAAAAAATGAACATGAATATCTCAGATTAAAGATGCAGTTGGAATGCATGAAGGCAGATTATGGTTATAAAGGAATAGTAATTTGTGATGCGACAGGAACAATCCAGGTAACAACGGATACTGAAAAGTCCATGGTAGGCATGAATATTATGAAAGAAAAACCATTCAGAAATGTTCATGAGACCTTATACGATGGTAAAACGTATACCTCCGATGTGATCCATTATTCTCTCAATGACGCAAATGATGGGGGAGGGGACGACTCGCCTTCCCTGTTTATGTCTTATCCTATTAAGGGTGAAAACCATGATGTGATCGGCGCTGTTTTACTGTGGATGGATACCTCCTTGCTCAACAAGAGCATGAAAAATGTATTATTAGGAAAAACAGGGGAGGCTTATCTGGTAAATAAAGACGGCATTATGGTCACCCAGTCAAGATTTTCAGATCACATTAAGAACAATGGTGAAACTTGCAGGACCTGTCATAAGGTCGTAGACCCAGATACCAATATGCTGACAAAGGGAGTGAAAAGATGCATTACAGAAAAACGAAGTGGTTATGACCTGGAAGGGTATATGGACTATGACGGGCTAAAAGTCGTTGGCGCATGGAGCTGGCTTAAAGATTTGAATATGGGACTAATTGTTGAGATCGATGCGGATGAGGCACTTGGCACCGTAAACAATATTAATTCAATGGTAAAGTCTCTCATGGTAGTGATAATTATTCCGGCGTTTGTTATGGCTGTACTCATGTATAGGAAGTTAAGCACGGGATATATGCTAAGAGAATTATCTTTACCAAAGAAGGCCTTGCTGGGAGTAACAAGTATCATTGTGGTTGGATTTGTAATAGCCATCCTGGATGGTTACGAATTGAGAAAAGAGCGTGGATATCTCCGGGAACAGAAATACAAAGTACATAATCCCTTAGATGTATTTGGTTCGATTGTGACACAGAGGGATGAGGATTTTATCAAGAGTAATATTTCTAAATTCAAGGAGCAGTTTCCCATTTTGAAATCTGAAAATACGATTAATAAAGGAGGTTTGGATTGGGAGATCGTAAACAGTAATAGAAAACAATCACCAGAAAAAACCGTAGCAACGTGGGAATTAAAACCTTAA